In Mytilus edulis chromosome 13, xbMytEdul2.2, whole genome shotgun sequence, a single window of DNA contains:
- the LOC139502201 gene encoding myb-related transcription factor, partner of profilin-like: MEKKISPRKPHFSSEEVDVIVEGVQENYSNLFGALSPYLDQNKKKALWSSIVQKVNSISSVVRTITEVKHKWQDLQLKSKKKESERNRLQNLTGGGPAPPALTPLELKVISIIPKVACYGIPGGIDTDSESSVQIPDMTNLPTLQLPVSQNEQTDPIGSADDNVNILIDMSTGKEIRINENEETLCGIESRPKEQASPPSKNRTGKTVESDSTSKLLIIEQEKLQLKKRKIELMEERNDLERKKLKFFELIAEKLTVVNEQ, encoded by the exons atggaaaaaaaaatcagtccGAGAAAACCTCACTTTTCCAGTGAGGAGGTAGATGTAATTGTGGAGGGAGTGCAAGAGAATTACTCTAATCTTTTTGGAGCACTCTCCCCCTATTTAGACCAGAATAAAAAGAAGGCACTCTGGTCAAGTATTGTTCAAAA AGTCAATTCAATTAGTTCTGTTGTAAGAACTATCACAGAGGTGAAACACAAATGGCAGGATCTGCAACTGAAGTCCAAGAAAAAGGAATCAGAAAGAAATAGGCTACAGAATCTGACAGGTGGTGGACCAGCACCACCTGCTTTAACACCACTGGAGTTAAAG GTTATTTCTATCATTCCCAAAGTTGCATGCTATGGAATTCCTGGTGGTATTGACACTGACAGTG AGTCCTCAGTACAGATTCCAGACATGACCAACCTCCCAACATTACAGTTACCTGTTTCTCAGA ATGAACAAACAGATCCAATTGGTAGTGCTGATGACAATGTTAATATTTTGATAGACATGTCGACCGGAAAGGAAATCAGAA TTAACGAAAATGAAGAGACACTTTGTGGTATTGAGAGCAGACCCAAGGAACAAGCATCACCACCATCAAAGAATAGGACTG GAAAGACAGTGGAAAGTGATTCTACCAGTAAATTGTTGATAATAGAACAGGAAAAGTTAcagttgaaaaaaagaaaaatagagtTAATGGAGGAAAGAAATGATTTGGAAAGAAAGAAACTGAAATTTTTTGAACTTATAGCAGAAAAGTTAACTGTAGTTAATGAGCAATAG
- the LOC139502202 gene encoding putative nuclease HARBI1, with the protein MYGMPNVVGAVDGTLIPIIRPSEDEQIFVCRKNYHSLNVQAICDAKMKFTNVVAKWPGNTHDSFIMQNCSLSEKFENKQIDGWLLGDSGYPLKPWLLTPFLNPSSNGEEKYNRCHKSTRNVIERAFGLLKSRFRCLHKTTGCLHFIPKKCTNIVVACFILHNICIDKSIPQLDELLEDDNNENDHEQPEVFNVFRDGINTRASLVRQRFN; encoded by the exons ATGTATGGTATGCCAAATGTTGTTGGGGCAGTTGATGGAACTTTAATTCCAATAATAAGACCAAGTGAGGATGAACAGATATTTGTTTGCAGAAAAAATTACCACAGCTTAAATGTGCAAGCCATTTGTGATGCCAAGATGAA ATTTACCAATGTAGTTGCAAAATGGCCTGGAAACACACATGACAGCTTCATAATGCAGAATTGCTCTTTAAGTGAAAAATTCGAGAACAAGCAGATAGACGGCTGGCTTTTGGGTGATTCAGGGTATCCCCTGAAACCATGGCTGTTGACACCCTTCTTAAATCCATCATCAAATGGAGAAGAAAAATACAACAGATGTCATAAAAGTACCAGGAATGTAATTGAGAGAGCCTTTGGACTTCTGAAATCCAGGTTCAG GTGCTTACACAAAACCACAGGATGCCTACATTTCATCCCAAAAAAGTGTACCAACATTGTTGTAGCATGCTTCATACTTCACAACATTTGCATAGACAAGTCTATTCCACAGCTGGATGAACTACTGGAAGATGACAATAACGAGAATGACCATGAGCAACCAGAGGTTTTCAATGTTTTCCGTGATGGTATAAACACACGTGCCTCCCTTGTGAGACAAAGGTTCAACTAA